Proteins encoded together in one Gigantopelta aegis isolate Gae_Host chromosome 8, Gae_host_genome, whole genome shotgun sequence window:
- the LOC121379325 gene encoding 28S ribosomal protein S34, mitochondrial-like has translation MPIRYVGRQPFFRGKTLHEIARNLKNLGVGRVVARSNLLRYPEKSFYRLTKVIPDMTDATLRQCTAWGLKTFRGEELGEFRIDSGHKADWILIPKDEEESFCTIDAKHEKKSDIPQFVQFPPLLKALVQQEMEAQGQDSSKPMKLPINIHKGVVSRIKQAEDKL, from the exons ATGCCAATCCGGTATGTTGGACGACAGCCCTTCTTTCGTGGGAAGACTCTGCACGAAATAGCTAGAAATTTGAAAAACCTTGGCGTTGGACGAGTTGTTGCTCGAAGCAACTTGCTCCGTTATCCAGAAAAAAGTTTTTATCGGTTGACAAAAGTAATTCCAGATATGACCGATGCT aCTCTGCGTCAGTGCACTGCGTGGGGCCTGAAGACATTTCGAGGCGAAGAACTGGGCGAGTTTCGTATCGACTCTGGCCACAAAGCTGACTGGATTCTGATTCCTAAAGACGAAGAGGAATCCTTCTGTACAATAGACGCTAAACACGAGAAGAAGTCGGACATTCCGCAGTTCGTACAGTTCCCGCCTCTCCTTAAGGCGCTGGTTCAACAGGAGATGGAAGCCCAAGGGCAGGACTCGTCCAAACCTATGAAGCTACCGATTAATATCCACAAAGGAGTCGTCAGTCGAATTAAACAAGCTGAAGATAAACTGTAA